The Asterias rubens chromosome 14, eAstRub1.3, whole genome shotgun sequence DNA segment ATCATGGGTTTCAGTGGAAGACTGTATCTTCTCCTGTGATCTGTGGGCGAGACTGCTCTATGGATCCACAGTGTGTATCATTTAACTATCACATCATAAGAGGTATCTGTGTGTTGAATGATGCCAGCAGAGCTCACAGCCCTGATGACTTTGTTGCGAGTGAAGGGAGTGCCTACTATGATAACAACTTGGACACTTCTTCATTTTCACTACCCAGCACTAGTAGTTGTCTGGAGTTGTATCAAGCTGGTTACCGCATTAATGGTTTATACACCATCTTTCCTACAAGTCTGACCACCAGTGGGTTACAGGTTTACTGTGATATGAAGACAGATGGAGGCGGCTGGATCGTGTTCCAGAGGAGACAAGATGGCTCTGTTGACTTTTATCGTAACTGGGCCGAATACCAATCTGGGTTTGGTGATCTGCAGAGTGAGTTCTGGTTGGGGAATGATATCATGCGTGACCTTACTGGGTCAGGTCAATGGCGACTCAGAGTAGATATGGAAGATTGGGAGTCCAACACAGCTTGGGCTTCTTATGATGAGTTCAGTGTTACCGGTAACAAGTACACTCTCCAGGTTGGTTCATATGATGCTCAGAGCACAGCAGGTGATGCAATGACATATCATAATGGATTACCATTCACAACAAAGGATCAGGATAATGATGCAAGGTCTGGTTACAATTGTGCCGAGCGTTATGAAGGTGCCTGGTGGTTTAATGACTGCCTTCATTCTCATCTGAACGGTAAATATTATCCAAGCCAAGATGTCAGCCCATCACGGGGAATACAATGGTACGAGTGGAAAGGAGCTCACGACTCCCTGAAGAAATGCAGCATGAAAATACGGCAAGTTTTGTAACTATCAACCCATTGACCGGGGACAGGGAATAAAATGGAATGACTGGAGTGGGGATTATTAATTACTCCCTCAAATAATGCAGCATGAAAATACGACAACTTAAACTCTAACCTTGGGATTACGGGACAAGAATGATTGACTTGTTGAACTGGAAAGGTTATTTTTGCTGCAGCTGAGAAATGCCCCAAGATTCTCCTTACGAACACAGAGATCAACAACACATCTACGGTATTATTTTTAATCGCGTTTAACATTATCAATGGGTTTGTTTTtaaggaagaaaaaaatgttatcaaaaactgcaacaaaaacaaattcatataaAGTCAACGTGGAAAGATGAACTTAAAAATCAAAAGGCTAGAATGTCTTTGACAAAGGAACTGCCAACTGTTTGTTGGTGGTAAAAGGGACAATACGAAGACTTTCACAGCGGTATATTTTTATAACCATCATTCTAAAGTTGATTTCCATTCAGTATACAAACATCGGTAATATAAATTCATTAAATATTAGATATGGACTGTTTGACTATTGCAGTGGGATAAAAAGTTATCACATATTGTAGAATGTTCTTCACtgtaattttgacattttatgaTCATAGTAGCATAGTGttgtgatttgtgttgtgaagCAAACTTTAAGCAAAatgtgcctttaagcaaatggTCCAATGAAGTAGTATTTAAAATTGTCAAGTGTCgataaatgtatttttgtaaacgtttttttaacaaaacattgcagTGTCTTTGCCGTGcgatcacacggcaacgacactgccggttttaaacggccgtttaagaactcgtcgctacccttttattcccttcgTTATAATACAAAACATATCTGTGCGTACAAATATTGTGTAATTGTTTAGGTGCACAACAGCCGTTGGTAGTAGAGTGGTTCACAGTGGTACTTCAGTGCTGTTATTGGTAGGACTTATagaatttaattatttacattttaaaacattaatgttAACTATTGTGGAATGTTGAGAAGAGAATTAGAAAAACAGATTGttgtagtcccacatacattGCATGAAAATACTGattgttaaagcgccttgagtgtcaaTGAGTGGCGCATATGAGCACTATAAGAAACCAATATTATCATAAGAAATGATAAGAAACCGTCAACAAGATTTCCTCGATTGTTTTAGCGCTCtgttagaaaaaaacaacacctgCAAACGACGCTTCATTGAGCACTCCCTTTACACGGTCATTCTAATTCAATAGCAATTCTAACTGTGTACACATTCAACGGAATAAATAACTCAACGCTAACCCAATGAAACACGTATCCGGATCCCGCTAATAATCAAATCAGTCGAGATACGTCTGCACTTTTCCCGCCAAAATTGCTTCATTATGGCGGGAACTGATCCCCATCGCAGAGTGTCAGATGTTTATACTGTACAATAGGGGGCGCTCTAATTTGTTGCAGGAGGCGTGTCCAACGGCACTTCCGTATCTTGATATGATAATTGACTCAGCAAATTTTCAGTTAATTTGCGAGAACGCATAGATAAAAACGTTGCCTGAACTTCAGACGTACGGGcaactaaacattttcaaaataaatgcaaTGCTATCATCGTTTGTTTACCGATTCTTATCGTGCATTAAATTTGTTTCCCTTTAAACATAACAACAATTTTCCGTAAACTTGAATTCTCACAATCGTTTTGATTTACTAGAATTCCCCCCCTAACAAAACCTTCACCCATTGTGCAgaagtgacccccccccccccaatcttgCTCAATGTGTGCTCTGACCTGTGTCCCTAAAATCCTACAAGGAATTCCTGAAATTTCCAGAACACAATAGACAAACAATAGGAGGCGAGGGTTGTACATCAAGCCCATAGATGCACCAAATACAGGTTGAAAGCAACACTACGTGTGTCAAGCAGGAAATGTCCTCTGGACATgtcgtgtaaatcatgtatgtGGACACTATTTTTAAAAGGGAATGAAAGCACAGCCTACGACCTGTCATGTTGAGAATTGATCATGAAGGAATTGTCGGAGAGAGAACTGACAGAGGtgagtttcttttttttctcgtgtTGTTTTGAGGCTTGCTTTTTGTGTTCTTCAATAAGCTTGCCATCTTGTGTCTTGGTCCCTGTAGTATCCATGTGTGTATTCATGTACGACCCTGATAGCAACCagcctattttttttatttacacgtTCGGTTGTGCTGTGGCATTGGGTTTCATACGTCGGGGAAAAGTTTccttatggcgccaccactttttcttcttcttcttcctcttccttataaagtgcagccttcaaaATGGTTGAAGATGTACGCACTGCGTGTGAGCGCATGTGTTGACTTAGGCAACAGGAATTTGTGTCAGGTGCAGGTAgaattcgatatgaaataatacctaatttacctcaatgagacatccctttttgtaaaaatgagtaaacaaaagtggtggcgccata contains these protein-coding regions:
- the LOC117299555 gene encoding ryncolin-1-like; the protein is MEATIIIILALSLMVQIDQSASQQRFIETLYLAENRALLNHGFQWKTVSSPVICGRDCSMDPQCVSFNYHIIRGICVLNDASRAHSPDDFVASEGSAYYDNNLDTSSFSLPSTSSCLELYQAGYRINGLYTIFPTSLTTSGLQVYCDMKTDGGGWIVFQRRQDGSVDFYRNWAEYQSGFGDLQSEFWLGNDIMRDLTGSGQWRLRVDMEDWESNTAWASYDEFSVTGNKYTLQVGSYDAQSTAGDAMTYHNGLPFTTKDQDNDARSGYNCAERYEGAWWFNDCLHSHLNGKYYPSQDVSPSRGIQWYEWKGAHDSLKKCSMKIRQVL